ACGGCGAAGAGGAAATAATCAAAGACTTCGTGCAGAGCAGGGAAGAGGAATCTTTTGACCATTTATTTCGAGCCAGTGAAGGGGACAAAGTTTCGTCTCCCCAATTTTCGCGGGCCTGTGGGGGGGCCCATCCCGTAAGCGAGAGCGaaggcaaaaatgagcaaaaaaatgaagggcAAAACAATGGGGCAGACGTGCTGGATGACGACGCGCTGGGTGACGACTCGCTGGAGCCCTGGAAGGGGGTGTTCCTAAACTGCGTTAACAATGGCTTGGATGCTCTTCTGATCAACGCTGGCACGGAATTGGTGGGCACTCCGGGGAAAACGCAACAAGACGGAGACGCCTCAGTAGCGCACAACTCAGGCAGTGGCAATATTTGCGATCCGGACGCTTCTCACAACGGTGCCAATTTTGAGACCCTTAGGAAGAGCCCCATACTGCAACTTTTAAGaagtaatataaaattttaccgCAAAATAGCTGCCGTGATGGAAACCTTTTCCAGTAGCAAATTGGAAggaacaataaaaaattgcctacATGACTTGAACAGATATAATGAGAGCGCTCTGGGCATCTACGACGATAGCATTTTCGACATTcaatacaaaattgaaagagAGTCCACGCTGGAGAGTGAAGAGTCAACAAGAAACAAAAAGCTATTACAAGTGAAAATCTTTTTGGACTATGAAAAACTgtatacgaaaaaaacggTTGAGACGCAAACacctgtttctttttttagaaaagaaaaggtcATTCAAATTCCAAAGGATGAAGGAGTTTCCACAATATCGGAGCAATACATACAGGCGAAAAACGTGGCTaatcctattttttatttgaaagaTATATACGATTAAATTAGGCTCCCGTCCAACAAGTGCCTGAGCGAAGGGCAGAAAATATTCAACCCCTCTCCACGCACAATCCGATTATCATCAGATTAACAATGACAGTATTATATAACTTCGCGCTTATTCTACGCGCACATTTTACTATTCTCATCTGTGCATTCTGTGCACTGGGGAAATAACTTCTGCCACGTCATACGCAGTAAGCATTTGACCCCATGCAGCATGTACATCTGCAAGTACTCTtcagagaaaataattttttccttttacatcTTATACCTTGTGCCAGTTTGCATCATTTCACGCTCTCCCTTCTCATCAATTATTCCTGTGAGCCATCCggtgatttatttttccccccatttgtaaCATCGCAAAAAATTGGCGTCATGTTCCTACattcgtatatatatacacaaatatgtaaaaaaaaaataaaaaaatatattctccaagttttcttcctcttgtaTATGCATCCTCTGATGATTAAATAAGCGAcacatttttcccctccttttggtatccccatttttttttttttacttacacCCCTGTTGTAATTTGCGCAAAAATATGGATTCACGTAAAggcggaggaaaaaaaaaagaaacctccGTTGTGAGAGCATGACACAAATGACAAGATTGTTCTCTTGGTTAAAATGCTGAAAAACGTTTTTGCGAAAGGAAAATGCTGCAAGAAGTTTCTACGACTGAACGAGCGGCATATTCATAACAGCCACTTGAACAAATCGCTCAAAAACAGATATAACGAAAGGGTGAGAGATAAGTACCTGGATAACATTTACAACAATGAAATTAACGTTAGCACGATAagtaaaaacataaaaaacaaGAAGGTTGACTACTTGAGACAGCTGATTTATGATGAGGCCGAAGGTGATGAGTATCTGCTGGACGAGGCAATTTTGGAGgaagtaaaaaggaaaaaagggaaaggcatCACACATGGCAAgaacagcagcaacagcaaTAGCAACGGCAATAGCAGTAGCGGGGGGGCTGGGGGAGGTTCGTGCGCCCCCCTCGAGCAGGGCAAGGCAGAAATGAGCGAATCCAAGTACAAGCAAGCGATAAGAATGTACAATTTGTTGAAGTTAACGGACAAAGCTAACATCTTCGATGAGGATGTTTTTATGAACATAGATAGCAAAATTAATCACGACGTTTATCaattttcccaaaaaaatattctacaCGATGGTGACAATAAAGTGGAAGACTCGGCAACCAGTAAGAGAAGCAGTTTTATAGATGGTCGAATGGTGGATAATCAGAACAGAAATTTGTCCTCCGCCCTGCCCATGGAAAACAAGATAGAAACCTCACCCTATAACGAACCGGGTAGTGAGGCCAACCTAGACGATAGCAATTTTATGAGTATTACCAAAATGAACCTCCCCATATTCAACCCATCTAGCTTTTGTCTAGCCATAGAAAGTTTAACGAACCATATATGTGACGATTTAATTTACTTATTTGGGGACCttatggaagaagaaaaactacctaaaaaaaacgaaaatgataGACTATACAAATTTATGAACTGTTTAtgtgagtttttttccctagaaaaaagagaaactgATGTAGATAGATGGATGGACGAGGTGtacaagaaaataaaacctAAATTGCCATCCGCCTTTCAAAGTATGAAAGACGAGTATGTCCAAAAGTGGATCAAAGAACACATTAAGAGAGTCCTAGAGAatgaaaaacgaaacaaTCAAATgctatataaagaaaaatattacaatttGGGTAACGATTTTGCTTATGATAACTTACCCATGAAGGAAAACAGCGGAGGGGATCATAAAGCTGAATTTTCCACCGAAAAACTAACATACTATTTTAAAACCATCGTTGAATTTTTCctggagaaaaaagtggacaCCAATTTGGAAGAGCAATTAAATATGATGTTtttaaacttaaaaaaaatcggacTAGATAACTGGCTCAAAATGGACGTAAaagattttgaaaaatatctCCTCAGAAATAACAACTCCaactttttgcaaataacAGAAAATGACAAGTACGTTTCGTACTTGATGTTAAAATGTGCGAGTCGGAACATTacagacttttttttttacgatgaattttctccctttcaTCTTTTTAATGAGAAACCCAAATTTTCCATTgaggataaaataaacgcTTTGCAGCCGAATAAACACATACCAGACgatgagttaaaaaaaatgattttctcCAACGAGTCTGCTGTAACGATCGTAAGTAAAAAGAACTTTGGCGATGCTCATCACGACATGGATATTGATCTGTTtcttgaaaaggaaaaaaagtacaatatGAACAGATCCTTAATCACCTACACTTTTGACGAAAGCACTGATTCGTACAGTTACAAGTATAAGCAAATTCCAAACACTATTTACGACCATAATACGAATAAGTATataagggaaaaggaaactaTTGACCCCATGCTGAAATTAAACGAAATGAGgtcctccattttggaagTTAAACGCATGATGAGCATGACAAAAGGTTCGCACACTTTCGCGTGAGATGTGCATTCATGGGGGAAGCTCATGCTGCACCgcatttgtcctttttttttttttgtgtaataaAGTTGTCAGCACCCTCGAAACGGTGTTACACATttgcttctttatttttcacccctCTCAGATGGACGCGTGTACTACATAAGAATCATCATCGTGATCGGGAACGGCAAGGGCGTTTATGGCTACGGCGTGGGTTTCGGAAAAAACATTAAGGAAGCAAGAAACAGTGCCCTGCTGAATTCGATTAGTAACCTAGATTTTATAGATTACAATTATAAGAACTgcgttttaaattttccaGTCAGTGGACAAGAATATTCTTCCCatgttaaaataattcctAGACCGCTAGGCAGAGGATTGAAAATCAATAGGAAGTACCTCCCGTTAGGCTACATACTTGGGTTAGATAATGTCAAGATCTCCTTCAGTGGCAGTAACAAATGGATGAGTAGAATTAAAGCACTTAAGAGATGccttaacaaaattgtatcTATTAAAACGTTATGCAAAATgacggggaaaaaatacgtatGTCATTTTGCACCTCATTATTGTACCAGCCACTGGCCAGACTACtggtttaaaaatgttttaaaagaatacaaatataaaattcaAAGAatccagaaaaaaagagccaTGGTATGCAGAAAGAATTTCAGATCCAACATTTCCAAAATACCTGAGGAGGTCCGGCCCGACTTCACCCCCTACACGTGGAAGACGCCGATACAGAAGCATGTCGAGTCgcagaagatgaagaagtacATCGATAACAACGTCTACCACGTCAACGTCTTTTGACTCGGAACGTACGTGTGTGAATATACATATCtatacatttatgtatatacattcGCTTACGAGCATGCAAATTCTGCTGCGTTCTCAAAGGAGCCAggcttccaattttttgaattaGTCAATTTGGACAGCAACTAAATGGAACCTCCCCTATCATACCCATGTGTGTGTAAACGCCCATATTATTTGTGTACCTCTTTATATCCTAATGGCAACCACCACTTAGCATTCGAATTTGCTCACTCCGTACCAATTTTGTTCCCTCCCCTTTGTATTTCTCCAACACCATTCACCAATTATGTTGCtatattacttttttctaatttttttttaatctacctttttgatcatttttataaacaaaaaaaatgagtaaaataaaaaaaatgagtaaaataaaaaatacgcacATGGGGATACACACGGGGCCATACGCACAGGGGCATGCGCACACGTGCATAAATGAATGTTCCGAGTTTGTATTGGGacaccttttttgctttttattacaaattaaaacttttttaaaatgtgataaaatggggcaataaatatttacaactCTTAATTCAAAATACAAACaacaaaggaaaacaaaaaaaaggatcctCTTTTGTTACGTTTTTGTTTCGTttctgttgtttttttttttttcttttttttttccgtcttttttgctttaataAACATGTCAGTGTtccttatttattattaactGTTTATCTTCGAATATTTTCGGAGTGCTAATATTCATTAAAACGTAGAATCCGataaagaggaaaaaaaatattaagaagATGACTATCAATTGGGA
This genomic stretch from Plasmodium cynomolgi strain B DNA, chromosome 14, whole genome shotgun sequence harbors:
- a CDS encoding hypothetical protein (putative), with amino-acid sequence MLKNVFAKGKCCKKFLRLNERHIHNSHLNKSLKNRYNERVRDKYLDNIYNNEINVSTISKNIKNKKVDYLRQLIYDEAEGDEYLLDEAILEEVKRKKGKGITHGKNSSNSNSNGNSSSGGAGGGSCAPLEQGKAEMSESKYKQAIRMYNLLKLTDKANIFDEDVFMNIDSKINHDVYQFSQKNILHDGDNKVEDSATSKRSSFIDGRMVDNQNRNLSSALPMENKIETSPYNEPGSEANLDDSNFMSITKMNLPIFNPSSFCLAIESLTNHICDDLIYLFGDLMEEEKLPKKNENDRLYKFMNCLCEFFSLEKRETDVDRWMDEVYKKIKPKLPSAFQSMKDEYVQKWIKEHIKRVLENEKRNNQMLYKEKYYNLGNDFAYDNLPMKENSGGDHKAEFSTEKLTYYFKTIVEFFLEKKVDTNLEEQLNMMFLNLKKIGLDNWLKMDVKDFEKYLLRNNNSNFLQITENDKYVSYLMLKCASRNITDFFFYDEFSPFHLFNEKPKFSIEDKINALQPNKHIPDDELKKMIFSNESAVTIVSKKNFGDAHHDMDIDLFLEKEKKYNMNRSLITYTFDESTDSYSYKYKQIPNTIYDHNTNKYIREKETIDPMLKLNEMRSSILEVKRMMSMTKDGRVYYIRIIIVIGNGKGVYGYGVGFGKNIKEARNSALLNSISNLDFIDYNYKNCVLNFPVSGQEYSSHVKIIPRPLGRGLKINRKYLPLGYILGLDNVKISFSGSNKWMSRIKALKRCLNKIVSIKTLCKMTGKKYVCHFAPHYCTSHWPDYWFKNVLKEYKYKIQRIQKKRAMVCRKNFRSNISKIPEEVRPDFTPYTWKTPIQKHVESQKMKKYIDNNVYHVNVF